The following proteins are co-located in the Manihot esculenta cultivar AM560-2 chromosome 9, M.esculenta_v8, whole genome shotgun sequence genome:
- the LOC110623047 gene encoding cationic amino acid transporter 3, mitochondrial isoform X5, protein MGFIADSQKGVGLWGGCVRSLVRRKQVDSAHVKVKGHHQLAKELSVPHLIVIGIGSTIGAGVYILVGTVAREHSGPALAISFLIAGVAAALSAFCYAELASRCPSAGSAYHYSYICIGEGVAWLIGWALVLEYTIGGSAVARGISPNLAFFFGGPNSLPGFLARQHIPGLDIVVDPVASILVFIVTGLLCVGIKEVKNPQRDLPLGIGFTLATCCTLYMLVSVVILGLVPYYAMNPDTPISSVFAEHGVHWAAYIITSGAVMALCSALMGSLLPQPRILMAMARDGLLPSFFSDVNKNTQVPVKSTLATGIGAATLAFFMDVDQLAGMVSVGTLLAFTMVAISVLILRYVPPDEVPFPSSLQDTIDSVALQYDLNGQDINCETSEIDAGTSSTLPMLHKNNAAVDYPEIVQQEAQGNFVLKEENRRKIAGWTIAFTCTGAFLLTYAATDLNLPRPVRFTMCGVGGALLLFGLIVLTLVEQDDARHSFGHSGGFICPFVPLLPIFCILINTYLLINLGAATWARVSVWLLIGVFVYALYGRTHSSLLDAVYVPVAHADRIHRSSVDILA, encoded by the exons ATGGGTTTTATTGCTGATTCGCAAAAAGGTGTAGGTTTATGGGGAGGTTGTGTTAGGAGTTTGGTAAGAAGAAAACAGGTTGATTCTGCTCATGTCAAAGTTAAAGGTCACCATCAGTTAGCTAAGGAGTTGTCTGTTCCTCACCTTATTGTTATTg GTATTGGCTCAACAATTGGAGCTGGAGTGTATATTCTTGTTGGTACAGTAGCTAGAGAGCATTCTGGTCCAGCTCTCGCGATTTCGTTTCTGATTGCTGGAGTCGCTGCTGCTCTTTCTGCTTTTTGTTATGCAGAGCTAGCAAGTCGTTGCCCATCTGCAGGCAGTGCCTATCACTATTCTTATATATGTATTGGAGAGGG TGTTGCATGGTTGATTGGCTGGGCTCTAGTATTGGAATACACAATTGGTGGATCAGCAGTTGCTCGTGGCATATCCCCCAATCTG GCATTCTTTTTCGGAGGTCCGAATAGTCTTCCTGGTTTTCTAGCTCGTCAGCACATTCCTGGGCTTGATATTGTGGTTGATCCTGTTGCttcaattttagtatttattgtTACTGGACTATTGTGTGTGGGAATCAAGGAG GTGAAAAATCCTCAACGAGATTTGCCTTTGGGCATAGGCTTTACACTGGCTACTTGCTGTACCTTATACATGCTGGTTTCTGTAGTCATTTTGGGTCTGGTACCTTATTATGCAATGAATCCTGATACGCCCATCTCCTCTGTATTTGCTGAACATGGCGTGCATTGGGCAGC GTACATAATAACTTCTGGAGCTGTTATGGCACTTTGTTCAGCATTGATGGGCTCACTTCTTCCTCAG CCACGGATCCTAATGGCAATGGCTAGAGATGGATTACTTCCATCATTCTTTTCAGATGTAAATAAAAATACACAGGTACCTGTAAAGAGCACTTTGGCAACCGGCATTGGTGCTGCAACGTTGGCATTTTTTATGGACGTTGATCAGTTGGCTGGAATG GTCAGTGTGGGCACACTTCTTGCTTTCACCATGGTTGCTATTTCTGTATTGATACTGAGATATGTCCCGCCAGATGAGGTGCCATTTCCATCCTCACTTCAGGACACAATAGATTCTGTGGCATTGCAATATGATCTGAACGGTCAGGATATTAATTGTGAAACTTCTGAGATTGATGCTGGTACTTCAAGTACTTTGCCCATGCTACACAAAAACAATGCAGCTGTTGATTATCCTGAAATCGTACAACAAGAAGCTCAAGGTAATT TTGTTCTAAAAGAAGAGAACAGAAGAAAAATTGCTGGCTGGACCATAGCATTCACATGTACTGGGGCATTTCTTCTTACATATGCAGCTACAGATCTGAATCTCCCAAG GCCTGTTCGCTTTACAATGTGTGGGGTTGGTGGTGCTCTTCTACTATTTGGTCTGATTGTGCTGACTCTTGTGGAACAAGATGATGCAAGACATAGTTTTGGGCATTCTGGAG GATTTATTTGTCCATTTGTTCCACTGCTTCCTATCTTCTGCATTCTCATCAACACATACCTGCTGATTAATCTGGG TGCTGCTACCTGGGCCCGTGTTTCGGTCTGGCTCCTCATTGGAGTGTTTGTTTatgcattatatgggaggactCACAGCTCGCTATTAGATGCAGTCTATGTACCTGTTGCACATGCTGATCGGATTCATCGCAGCTCAGTAGATATTTTAGCTTGA